One stretch of Nocardioides perillae DNA includes these proteins:
- a CDS encoding methyltransferase has protein sequence MASTTEPLLRVLSRVRAALLDDATLVRAVASGRQKGASPRWRRVELRWVDLKGGRHLQVTAYDATQAHTTNHLGGAPHPDATAARDAVDDLLDQPFGNWHVETTTQTHQVRVTKKGDAVLHTQDRAQPVAADRAHDRDKGRLLPEDDPVLVALGISDASGRAKPSRQAKYRQVEEFLRLLDASVTDALAKGHLRTPTEDDPLRIVDLGCGNAYLTFAAQRFLTHVRGLPVRLTGVDVKQQARDHGTALAARLAEETGLPAGEFVVGSIAGVELDAAPEVVLALHACDTATDEALARAVGWGAPLVLAAPCCHHDVAAQLRRAPTPAPYAALTRHGILRERFADTLTDALRASLLRLQGYRVDVVEFVESEHTPRNTLLRAVRTGPPVKGGGVRNEYDELVGAWGLTPALAVLLEGSPGSSGP, from the coding sequence GTGGCCTCGACGACCGAGCCCCTGCTGCGCGTGCTCTCCCGGGTCCGTGCGGCGCTGCTCGACGACGCCACCCTCGTCCGCGCGGTCGCGTCGGGCCGCCAGAAGGGCGCGAGCCCGCGGTGGCGCCGCGTCGAGCTGCGGTGGGTCGACCTGAAGGGCGGGCGCCACCTCCAGGTGACGGCGTACGACGCGACGCAGGCGCACACCACCAACCACCTCGGCGGCGCCCCCCACCCCGACGCGACCGCCGCCCGCGACGCCGTCGACGACCTGCTCGACCAGCCCTTCGGCAACTGGCACGTCGAGACGACGACGCAGACCCACCAGGTGCGGGTGACCAAGAAGGGCGACGCGGTGCTGCACACCCAGGACCGCGCCCAGCCCGTCGCCGCCGACCGCGCGCACGACCGCGACAAGGGGCGGCTGCTCCCCGAGGACGACCCGGTGCTCGTCGCCCTGGGCATCTCGGACGCCTCCGGGCGGGCGAAGCCGAGCCGGCAGGCGAAGTACCGCCAGGTCGAGGAGTTCCTGCGGCTGCTCGACGCCTCGGTCACCGACGCGCTCGCCAAGGGGCACCTGCGCACGCCCACCGAGGACGACCCGCTGCGCATCGTCGACCTCGGCTGCGGCAACGCCTACCTGACCTTCGCCGCGCAGCGCTTCCTCACCCACGTGCGCGGCCTGCCGGTGCGGCTGACCGGTGTCGACGTGAAGCAGCAGGCCCGCGACCACGGCACCGCCCTCGCGGCCCGGCTCGCCGAGGAGACCGGGCTGCCGGCCGGCGAGTTCGTGGTCGGCTCGATCGCCGGGGTCGAGCTCGACGCGGCGCCCGAGGTGGTGCTGGCGCTGCACGCCTGCGACACCGCGACCGACGAGGCGCTGGCGCGCGCCGTCGGCTGGGGCGCACCGCTCGTCCTGGCCGCCCCCTGCTGCCACCACGACGTGGCCGCGCAGCTGCGGCGCGCGCCCACCCCCGCGCCGTACGCCGCCCTCACCCGCCACGGCATCCTCCGCGAGCGCTTCGCCGACACCCTCACCGACGCGCTGCGCGCCTCGCTGCTGCGGCTGCAGGGCTACCGGGTCGACGTCGTGGAGTTCGTCGAGAGCGAGCACACGCCGCGCAACACCCTGCTGCGCGCGGTGCGCACCGGTCCGCCGGTGAAGGGCGGCGGCGTCCGCAACGAGTACGACGAGCTCGTCGGCGCGTGGGGCCTCACGCCCGCGCTCGCGGTGCTGCTCGAGGGGTCGCCCGGCTCGAGCGGGCCGTGA
- a CDS encoding FAD-binding and (Fe-S)-binding domain-containing protein, protein MPSTSDLLAELRRRGVEGCDDSSLTRALYATDASLYRVPPRAVARPRDTDELLAVLDVARATGVPLTARGAGTSIAGNAVGPGLVVDCARHLHRVHDLDPGTRLARVEPGVVHAVLQGRARAHGLRLGPDPSSHTRCTVGGMVGNNACGSRALGYGRTSDVVEGLRVALGTGEVVAVGPAAGAGQGAEIGAEAGAGAALAARLGHVVDGDLARVRTGFGRFSRQVSGYALEHLLPERGRRVDRFLVGSEGTLGLVLEATVRLAADPPATALVALGYPSMPEAADAVPGLLAACGPAVGGAVTACEGLDARIVDLVRARPRHAVPELPTGSGWLLVEVAGGSAGEAAAHAARVVSAAGALGSRVVVGEEAAALWRIRESGAGLAARSLGRPAHAGWEDAAVPPEQLGGWLRDFDELLAAHGLAGVPYGHFGDGCVHVRVDVPFAEETAAGRQAEGVRRFSDFLEASARALAARGGSLSGEHGDGRACSSLLPLMYDASSLALFAAVKRVCDPDGVLNPGVLVDPAAATADLRPPRPRREPPLALRLVDDGGSMAAAVHRCTGVGACVAPGPELGRAPAGGGVMCPSWVATREEKDSTRGRARVLQEALDAGPGSDALVRDLADPVVHEALDLCLACKGCARDCPTGVDVATYKAEALHQRWRGRLRPRSHYALGRLPTWARLAAPVAGVLNAVARTTAGRRLAAALAGTDPARTLPPLAVPSARAGARAAGVAGTAGDAPAPDVWVWADTFTDRFAAGQAEAAVRLLASAGLEARVVDLDACCGLTLVTTGQLDAARRRVERTLAALAPYAASAAPLLGLEPSCVATLRDDARRLTDDPRAELVAGAVHTLAELLERLAVPLPDLTGVEVVAQPHCHHASVLGWDRDEALLIRAGARVTRVGGCCGLAGSWGMERGHGEVSRAVAETRLLPAVREAPPGAVVLADGVSCRHQLADLAGVTAVHLADLLASRLPDRR, encoded by the coding sequence ATGCCCTCGACCTCTGACCTCCTCGCCGAACTGCGGCGGCGCGGCGTCGAGGGTTGCGACGACTCGTCCCTGACGCGGGCGCTCTACGCCACCGACGCCTCGCTCTACCGCGTGCCGCCGCGCGCGGTCGCCCGGCCGCGCGACACCGACGAGCTGCTCGCGGTGCTCGACGTGGCCCGCGCGACCGGGGTGCCGCTCACCGCGCGCGGCGCCGGCACCTCGATCGCCGGCAACGCCGTCGGCCCCGGTCTGGTGGTCGACTGCGCCCGGCACCTGCACCGCGTGCACGACCTGGACCCCGGCACCCGGCTCGCGCGGGTCGAGCCGGGGGTGGTGCACGCCGTCCTCCAGGGCCGTGCCCGCGCCCACGGGCTGCGGCTCGGCCCCGACCCGTCGTCGCACACCCGCTGCACGGTCGGCGGGATGGTCGGCAACAACGCGTGCGGGTCGCGGGCGCTCGGCTACGGGCGCACCTCCGACGTCGTCGAGGGCCTGCGGGTCGCGCTCGGCACGGGCGAGGTGGTGGCGGTGGGGCCGGCCGCCGGAGCGGGGCAGGGGGCGGAGATCGGGGCGGAGGCCGGGGCGGGCGCGGCGCTGGCCGCGCGGCTCGGCCACGTGGTCGACGGCGACCTGGCGCGCGTGCGCACCGGCTTCGGCCGCTTCTCGCGGCAGGTCAGCGGCTACGCGCTGGAGCACCTGCTGCCCGAGCGCGGACGCCGCGTCGACCGCTTCCTGGTCGGGTCGGAGGGCACGCTCGGGCTGGTCCTCGAGGCGACCGTGCGGCTGGCCGCGGACCCGCCCGCCACGGCGTTGGTGGCCTTGGGCTACCCCTCGATGCCCGAGGCCGCCGACGCGGTGCCGGGACTGCTCGCGGCCTGCGGTCCGGCCGTCGGCGGCGCCGTGACCGCGTGCGAGGGCCTCGACGCGCGCATCGTCGACCTGGTGCGCGCACGGCCGAGGCACGCCGTGCCGGAGCTGCCCACCGGCTCGGGGTGGCTGCTGGTCGAGGTCGCGGGCGGCTCCGCGGGGGAGGCCGCGGCGCACGCCGCCCGGGTGGTCTCGGCGGCGGGAGCGCTGGGCTCGCGGGTCGTCGTGGGGGAGGAGGCCGCGGCGCTGTGGCGGATCCGCGAGAGCGGTGCGGGCCTGGCGGCGCGGAGCCTCGGCCGGCCCGCGCACGCGGGCTGGGAGGACGCGGCGGTCCCGCCCGAGCAGCTCGGCGGGTGGCTGCGCGACTTCGACGAGCTGCTCGCGGCGCACGGGCTCGCAGGGGTGCCCTACGGCCACTTCGGCGACGGCTGCGTGCACGTGCGCGTCGACGTGCCCTTCGCGGAGGAGACCGCCGCGGGGCGACAGGCCGAGGGTGTGCGGAGGTTCTCCGACTTCCTCGAGGCCTCGGCGCGCGCCCTCGCCGCGCGCGGCGGGTCGCTCTCCGGCGAGCACGGCGACGGCCGCGCGTGCTCGTCGCTGCTGCCGCTGATGTACGACGCGTCCTCGCTCGCGCTCTTCGCCGCGGTGAAGCGGGTGTGCGACCCCGACGGCGTGCTCAACCCCGGCGTGCTGGTCGACCCCGCGGCCGCGACGGCCGACCTGCGCCCGCCGCGGCCCCGCCGCGAGCCTCCGCTGGCGCTCCGCCTCGTCGACGACGGCGGCTCGATGGCGGCCGCGGTGCACCGGTGCACGGGCGTGGGTGCGTGCGTGGCGCCCGGCCCTGAGCTGGGGCGGGCGCCGGCCGGCGGCGGCGTGATGTGCCCGTCGTGGGTGGCGACGCGCGAGGAGAAGGACTCCACCCGCGGCCGCGCGCGGGTGCTGCAGGAGGCGCTCGACGCCGGCCCCGGCAGCGACGCACTCGTGCGCGACCTCGCCGACCCGGTCGTCCACGAGGCGCTCGACCTCTGCCTGGCCTGCAAGGGCTGCGCGCGCGACTGCCCCACCGGCGTCGACGTCGCGACGTACAAGGCCGAGGCGCTGCACCAGCGCTGGCGGGGCCGGCTGCGGCCGCGCAGCCACTACGCGCTGGGCCGGCTGCCGACCTGGGCCCGCCTGGCGGCGCCGGTGGCGGGGGTGCTCAACGCGGTGGCCCGCACCACCGCCGGGCGCCGGCTGGCCGCGGCGCTCGCCGGCACCGACCCCGCCCGCACCCTGCCGCCCCTCGCGGTCCCCTCCGCCCGCGCCGGTGCGCGCGCGGCGGGGGTGGCGGGCACGGCCGGAGACGCGCCCGCCCCCGACGTGTGGGTCTGGGCCGACACCTTCACGGACCGGTTCGCGGCGGGGCAAGCGGAGGCGGCGGTGCGGCTGCTGGCGAGCGCGGGGCTCGAGGCGCGGGTGGTCGACCTCGACGCCTGCTGCGGCCTGACGCTCGTCACCACCGGACAGCTCGACGCGGCGCGGCGGCGGGTGGAGCGCACGCTCGCCGCGCTCGCGCCGTACGCCGCGTCCGCCGCGCCGCTCCTCGGCCTCGAGCCGTCGTGCGTGGCCACCCTGCGCGACGACGCGCGACGGCTCACCGACGACCCGCGGGCCGAGCTCGTCGCGGGCGCGGTGCACACCCTGGCCGAGCTGCTGGAGCGGCTCGCGGTGCCGCTGCCGGACCTCACGGGTGTCGAGGTGGTCGCCCAGCCGCACTGCCACCACGCCTCGGTGCTCGGCTGGGACCGCGACGAGGCGCTGCTGATCCGCGCCGGTGCCCGCGTGACCCGCGTCGGCGGCTGCTGCGGGCTGGCGGGCTCGTGGGGCATGGAGCGCGGCCACGGCGAGGTCTCGCGAGCGGTCGCCGAGACCCGGCTGCTGCCCGCGGTGCGCGAGGCGCCGCCGGGTGCGGTGGTGCTCGCCGACGGGGTCTCGTGCCGCCACCAGCTGGCCGACCTGGCGGGCGTCACCGCGGTGCACCTCGCCGACCTGCTCGCCTCGCGGCTGCCCGACCGCCGGTAG
- a CDS encoding NUDIX domain-containing protein, producing MSHLPRRQRVAAYAVIVRDDAILLSRIAPRISAEELWTLPGGGLDHGEDPRDAVVREVHEETGLDARVGAEARVYSAHAPSAWRDGKRVDAHALRIVYDGWVAPDAPEPRVVEVDGSTVEARWVPLADVASGAVPTVPMVREALADHRPAQVQRLAAYAVVRRRGRAGGSAASAGDEVLLTRISAVGHHPGAWTLPGGGVDHGERPAAALAREVREECGLPCEVGALLGVHDVHFTGTAPTGRREDYHGVHLLFAASVPLDAEPRVTEAAGTTDAVAWVPVDDVRTGRLEALDVVRHALDL from the coding sequence GTGAGCCACCTCCCACGACGACAGCGCGTCGCGGCCTACGCCGTGATCGTGCGCGACGACGCGATCCTGCTCTCGCGCATCGCGCCGCGCATCTCCGCGGAGGAGCTCTGGACGCTGCCCGGGGGCGGTCTCGACCACGGGGAGGACCCCCGCGACGCCGTCGTGCGGGAGGTGCACGAGGAGACCGGCCTCGACGCCCGCGTCGGCGCCGAGGCCCGCGTCTACTCCGCCCACGCCCCCAGTGCGTGGCGCGACGGGAAGCGCGTCGACGCCCACGCGCTGCGCATCGTCTACGACGGGTGGGTGGCGCCCGACGCGCCCGAGCCCCGGGTCGTCGAGGTCGACGGGTCGACCGTCGAGGCCCGCTGGGTGCCGCTGGCCGACGTCGCGTCGGGGGCCGTGCCGACCGTGCCGATGGTGCGGGAGGCCCTCGCCGACCACCGGCCCGCGCAGGTCCAGCGCCTCGCGGCGTACGCCGTGGTGCGGCGGCGCGGCCGGGCGGGAGGGTCGGCGGCGTCGGCGGGGGACGAGGTGCTGCTCACGCGCATCAGCGCGGTCGGTCACCACCCCGGGGCTTGGACGCTGCCGGGCGGGGGCGTCGACCACGGCGAGCGGCCGGCGGCCGCGCTGGCGCGCGAGGTGCGCGAGGAGTGCGGCCTGCCCTGCGAGGTCGGCGCGCTGCTCGGCGTGCACGACGTGCACTTCACCGGCACCGCACCGACGGGCCGGCGCGAGGACTACCACGGCGTCCACCTGCTCTTCGCGGCGTCGGTGCCCCTCGACGCCGAGCCGCGCGTCACCGAGGCGGCCGGCACCACCGATGCGGTCGCCTGGGTGCCGGTCGACGACGTGCGGACCGGGCGGCTCGAGGCGCTCGACGTGGTCCGCCATGCCCTCGACCTCTGA
- a CDS encoding acyltransferase family protein has protein sequence MAAARDPWFDNAKMTLVTLVVIGHGIAFVPSSGFTSHLYDAVYYVHIPAFVLLTGHLSARFAWDRKGFRSLLTTLVVPYVVFEALMAAFRVDLGGEEPLDQLWIDPHWPMWYLAALFCWRLMTPVLRAHWLWVPASVGVSLLGPLTAYDVLDVDRVLGLLPFYVLGLHLRREQLALVRLPGMRVLAVAVLAWIWWTAGQTDQWIRTEWLYYRSSYDEMDAPLDHAVWARLTLIAISSVGTLALLALVPRRASWWSRLGAASMVVYLCHGFVVRGLEYADFWDRLPGPGPVEMAITAVVGTAIAVLLAWPPVAARLTWLVDPVGSVERHRAARHATGVAAAPAQPVTSSAGASTGPAVPAPRTGSGPQVGGTAERGSDSSEATSGRAGA, from the coding sequence GTGGCAGCCGCACGAGACCCGTGGTTCGACAACGCGAAGATGACGCTGGTGACGCTCGTCGTCATCGGCCACGGCATCGCCTTCGTGCCGTCGAGCGGCTTCACCTCGCACCTCTACGACGCGGTCTACTACGTCCACATCCCGGCGTTCGTGCTGCTGACCGGCCACCTGTCCGCGCGCTTCGCGTGGGACCGCAAGGGCTTCCGCTCGCTGCTCACCACCCTCGTCGTGCCCTACGTCGTCTTCGAGGCGCTCATGGCCGCCTTCCGCGTCGACCTCGGCGGGGAGGAGCCGCTCGACCAGCTGTGGATCGACCCGCACTGGCCGATGTGGTACCTCGCCGCGCTCTTCTGCTGGCGGCTCATGACGCCGGTCCTGCGCGCGCACTGGCTGTGGGTGCCGGCCTCGGTGGGCGTGTCGCTGCTCGGCCCCCTCACGGCCTACGACGTGCTCGACGTCGACCGCGTCCTCGGTCTGCTGCCCTTCTACGTGCTCGGCCTGCACCTGCGCCGCGAGCAGCTCGCCCTGGTGCGGCTGCCCGGCATGCGGGTGCTCGCGGTGGCGGTGCTCGCCTGGATCTGGTGGACGGCCGGCCAGACCGACCAGTGGATCCGCACCGAGTGGCTCTACTACCGCTCCTCCTACGACGAGATGGACGCGCCGCTCGACCACGCGGTCTGGGCGCGGCTGACCCTCATCGCGATCTCCTCGGTCGGCACGCTCGCGCTGCTCGCCCTCGTGCCCCGCCGCGCCTCCTGGTGGAGCCGCCTGGGCGCGGCCAGCATGGTGGTCTACCTGTGCCACGGCTTCGTCGTGCGCGGCCTCGAGTACGCCGACTTCTGGGACCGCCTCCCGGGTCCGGGCCCCGTCGAGATGGCCATCACCGCGGTGGTCGGCACCGCGATCGCGGTGCTGCTGGCCTGGCCGCCCGTCGCCGCCCGGCTCACCTGGCTCGTCGACCCGGTCGGCAGCGTCGAGCGCCACCGCGCGGCCCGGCACGCGACCGGCGTCGCGGCGGCGCCCGCTCAGCCGGTGACGTCCTCGGCGGGCGCCTCCACCGGGCCGGCGGTGCCCGCACCCCGCACGGGCAGCGGCCCCCAGGTCGGCGGCACCGCCGAGCGCGGCAGCGACTCCAGCGAGGCGACCTCGGGGCGCGCCGGCGCCTGA
- a CDS encoding geranylgeranyl reductase family protein — protein sequence MSTTVPEQTDVLVVGAGPAGSAAAAWAARHGLDVVLADAAVFPRDKTCGDGLTPRAVHELGRLGLTDWLRAHTVNKGLRAHGFGQTLHLPWPGGTLPDWGSAVARTELDDHLRTTALKSGAQALDGARAVGVRRDGARVAAVTFARDGEQVEVACRRLVVADGVRSQLGKLLGRTWHRDTVYGVAGRCYVTSGAGDDPWISSHLELRSEEGEVLSGYGWIFPLGAGSSGEGEVNLGVGTLATAKRPAEIALRPLMRHYAEARREEFDLRGDLRAPTSALLPMGGAVSGVAGPNWALVGDAAGCVNPLNGEGIDYGLETGRLVAELFADDPGADLGAVWPQLLRDHYGEAFSIARRLAGLVTVPGLLKTLGPVGMRSELGMTLALRWMGNLVTDEDRDRAARVWAWAGRRSIARDARPPFS from the coding sequence GTGAGCACGACCGTCCCCGAGCAGACCGACGTCCTCGTCGTCGGCGCCGGCCCCGCGGGCTCGGCGGCCGCGGCCTGGGCGGCGCGCCACGGTCTCGACGTCGTGCTCGCCGACGCGGCGGTCTTCCCCCGCGACAAGACCTGCGGTGACGGCCTCACGCCGCGCGCGGTGCACGAGCTCGGCCGGCTCGGGCTGACCGACTGGCTGCGCGCCCACACCGTCAACAAGGGTCTGCGGGCCCACGGCTTCGGCCAGACCCTCCACCTGCCCTGGCCGGGCGGCACGCTGCCCGACTGGGGCTCGGCCGTCGCCCGCACCGAGCTCGACGACCACCTGCGCACGACCGCGCTGAAGTCGGGCGCGCAGGCCCTCGACGGCGCGCGGGCCGTCGGCGTACGTCGTGACGGGGCGCGGGTCGCCGCCGTCACCTTCGCGCGCGACGGCGAGCAGGTCGAGGTGGCCTGCCGTCGCCTCGTCGTCGCCGACGGCGTCCGCTCCCAGCTCGGCAAGCTGCTGGGCCGCACCTGGCACCGCGACACCGTCTACGGCGTCGCCGGACGTTGCTACGTCACCTCCGGCGCCGGCGACGACCCGTGGATCAGCAGCCACCTCGAGCTGCGCAGCGAGGAGGGCGAGGTGCTCTCCGGCTACGGCTGGATCTTCCCGCTCGGCGCCGGTTCCAGCGGCGAGGGCGAGGTCAACCTCGGGGTCGGCACGCTCGCCACCGCGAAGCGGCCGGCCGAGATCGCGCTCCGCCCGCTGATGCGCCACTACGCCGAGGCGCGGCGCGAGGAGTTCGACCTGCGCGGCGACCTGCGCGCGCCCACCTCCGCGCTGCTGCCGATGGGTGGCGCCGTGTCGGGCGTCGCCGGGCCCAACTGGGCCCTCGTGGGCGACGCGGCCGGCTGCGTGAACCCGCTCAACGGTGAGGGCATCGACTACGGCCTGGAGACCGGGCGCCTCGTCGCCGAGCTCTTCGCCGACGACCCCGGCGCCGACCTCGGGGCCGTGTGGCCGCAGCTGCTGCGCGACCACTACGGCGAGGCCTTCTCGATCGCGCGCCGCCTCGCCGGCCTCGTGACGGTGCCGGGCCTGCTCAAGACCCTCGGCCCGGTCGGGATGCGCTCCGAGCTCGGCATGACGCTGGCCCTGCGGTGGATGGGCAACCTGGTCACCGACGAGGACCGCGACCGCGCCGCGAGGGTCTGGGCCTGGGCCGGGCGCCGCTCGATCGCGCGCGACGCCCGCCCTCCCTTCAGCTGA
- a CDS encoding IPT/TIG domain-containing protein, with protein MSVTGTRSPRTAALITGLVLGGTALSYVPANAAPQLGAAPVVRAATVTPTTVVKRLSENKGPLAGGGTVLITGKDLATGTGPYVAKAVTFGTVTVPTADVTALSTGALQVEVPAGVADTPVVKVLVGDATAGPKYTYELLEATVSTTQTTLSGWAPVSETGLADQVLTGAGFQKTTAVLVGGKRARVTPTPRGTTFDPTRIEFDLPAGLVGVHDVVVADKRGTAYVGYVTYVAKTIDATSADLPYAVNEAATAIPVTGTNLDAVATATYSDGTTTQKATVKKVSATQVVIGVPAGAALNDGTLTLKGAYGNSDTLTLDRQAAGLPTVTAVTPKTGVDLGVASGVVTLTGTNLVSLKAVKVYSKTATVKTYAGSAIKVLSATSAEVKLPKLPDDAAYDIEVVTAHTVPSAKFEFSVGTPAVAAPTVSAVTSADGETVAITGTNLTGTSQVTFTDSVPTTVTATTGITVNSATSVTVVLGSALAAGSYQVVVTTPGGNAAAATLTVS; from the coding sequence ATGTCTGTCACCGGAACGCGGTCGCCACGGACGGCTGCCCTCATCACCGGTCTGGTCCTCGGAGGGACCGCCCTGTCCTACGTGCCGGCCAACGCCGCACCCCAGCTCGGTGCCGCGCCCGTCGTGCGCGCGGCCACCGTCACCCCGACCACGGTCGTCAAGCGGCTGTCGGAGAACAAGGGCCCGCTGGCCGGAGGCGGCACGGTCCTCATCACCGGCAAGGACCTCGCGACCGGCACCGGTCCCTACGTCGCGAAGGCCGTCACCTTCGGCACCGTCACGGTGCCGACTGCGGACGTGACGGCCCTCAGCACCGGCGCCCTGCAGGTCGAGGTCCCCGCCGGCGTCGCGGACACCCCCGTGGTCAAGGTGCTCGTCGGCGACGCGACCGCCGGCCCGAAGTACACCTACGAGCTGCTCGAGGCCACCGTCTCGACCACCCAGACCACCCTCAGCGGCTGGGCGCCCGTCAGCGAGACCGGCCTGGCCGACCAGGTGCTGACCGGGGCGGGCTTCCAGAAGACCACCGCCGTGCTCGTCGGCGGCAAGCGGGCCCGGGTCACCCCGACCCCGCGCGGTACCACCTTCGACCCGACGCGCATCGAGTTCGACCTGCCGGCGGGTCTCGTGGGCGTGCACGACGTCGTCGTGGCCGACAAGCGCGGCACGGCCTACGTCGGCTACGTCACCTACGTGGCCAAGACCATCGACGCCACTTCTGCCGACCTGCCCTACGCCGTGAACGAGGCGGCGACCGCCATCCCGGTCACGGGCACCAACCTGGACGCCGTGGCCACGGCGACCTACAGCGACGGCACCACGACGCAGAAGGCCACCGTCAAGAAGGTCAGCGCGACCCAGGTGGTCATCGGCGTGCCCGCTGGCGCCGCCCTCAACGACGGCACGCTGACCCTCAAGGGCGCCTACGGCAACAGCGACACGCTGACCCTCGACCGCCAGGCGGCCGGCCTGCCGACGGTCACCGCGGTCACGCCGAAGACCGGCGTCGACCTCGGCGTGGCCTCGGGCGTCGTCACCCTGACCGGCACCAACCTGGTCAGCCTCAAGGCCGTGAAGGTCTACTCCAAGACCGCCACCGTCAAGACCTACGCGGGCTCGGCCATCAAGGTCCTCAGCGCCACCAGCGCCGAGGTGAAGCTGCCGAAGCTGCCGGACGACGCGGCGTACGACATCGAGGTCGTCACGGCGCACACCGTGCCCTCGGCCAAGTTCGAGTTCTCCGTGGGCACGCCCGCGGTTGCGGCGCCCACCGTCTCGGCCGTCACCTCGGCGGACGGCGAGACGGTGGCGATCACCGGGACGAACCTCACCGGGACGTCGCAGGTGACCTTCACCGACTCGGTCCCGACGACCGTCACGGCCACGACCGGCATCACGGTCAACAGCGCGACGTCGGTCACCGTCGTGCTCGGTTCCGCCCTGGCAGCGGGCAGTTACCAGGTGGTCGTCACCACGCCGGGCGGAAACGCCGCAGCTGCGACGCTGACCGTCTCCTGA